Proteins from a genomic interval of Nautilia sp. PV-1:
- a CDS encoding HDOD domain-containing protein, translated as MNEKILNQIKSLPPLPKSVLEIQRITNDPNSSISDLIKIVKEDPMLTANLLKAANSPLYGFTRQIKNVDQAVSLFGMSTVKGFAISFAIRNSLKFDLSAYGINETKFHDVASQRNAIAINWFKRDRNRLDILATNSFLIDLGAVVISLILNNDGKSESFKNRLASGEDRESLEKEYVGATTTDVTTEIFKHWNFSDDLIESMSNINDPKGNYKTESAALLVLKTLVDMIKPFDDDSKKKAFELAENYGLDTEALQLAVDLVKG; from the coding sequence ATGAATGAGAAAATTTTAAACCAGATTAAATCTTTGCCACCTTTACCAAAAAGTGTATTGGAAATTCAAAGAATTACAAACGACCCTAACTCTTCAATAAGCGATTTGATTAAAATTGTAAAAGAAGACCCAATGCTGACTGCTAACCTGTTAAAAGCAGCGAACTCGCCTTTATACGGTTTTACTAGACAGATTAAAAATGTTGATCAGGCTGTGTCGCTTTTTGGAATGTCAACTGTAAAAGGATTTGCAATTTCTTTTGCTATTAGAAACTCCCTTAAATTTGATTTAAGCGCTTATGGAATTAATGAAACAAAATTCCATGATGTGGCATCACAAAGAAACGCTATTGCAATTAACTGGTTCAAAAGAGACAGAAACAGACTTGATATTCTAGCAACCAACTCATTTTTAATCGATCTTGGTGCCGTGGTTATATCATTGATATTGAATAATGACGGTAAAAGTGAAAGTTTTAAAAATAGACTCGCAAGCGGAGAAGATAGAGAAAGTTTAGAAAAAGAATATGTCGGCGCAACTACCACCGATGTTACGACAGAGATATTTAAACACTGGAACTTCAGTGACGATTTAATTGAATCAATGAGCAATATAAATGATCCAAAAGGAAACTATAAAACTGAAAGCGCAGCTCTTTTGGTATTAAAAACTTTAGTTGACATGATAAAACCGTTTGATGATGATAGTAAGAAAAAAGCATTTGAACTGGCGGAAAATTACGGTTTAGACACTGAGGCGTTACAGCTTGCTGTTGATCTGGTAAAAGGATAG
- a CDS encoding ATP-binding protein, translating to MANLNKAKEVFRDVVDLKFYVPLSAVEKTKKDLLNALKQKEKMIFVTGEAGSGKSMILKSVYNQLKDQNNVFYISNPYLEINSILSILKQLSLNDYQIFLIDEAQLLSEDTFENLRIYADKGNITIVFATHDTDIRKLMQKKHFQTRINYILKVNKANRDELENFIKTKLLKANLIDVAEMLKKKNYNLIYKYTKGSLRATNQLMFKLFDILEYFYNKNPDKVNLDNLSNKYIEMAYMDFKEFHA from the coding sequence TTGGCAAACTTAAATAAAGCCAAAGAGGTTTTTAGAGACGTTGTTGACTTAAAATTTTATGTTCCGCTTTCGGCTGTAGAGAAAACAAAAAAAGATCTCTTAAATGCACTTAAGCAGAAAGAAAAAATGATTTTTGTAACCGGTGAAGCCGGAAGCGGAAAAAGTATGATATTAAAATCGGTATATAATCAACTGAAAGATCAAAATAACGTGTTTTATATTTCAAATCCTTATTTAGAAATAAATTCAATTTTATCTATTTTAAAACAGCTTAGTTTAAACGATTATCAGATTTTTCTTATTGATGAAGCCCAGCTTTTGTCTGAAGATACTTTTGAAAATCTTCGTATTTATGCCGATAAAGGTAATATAACGATTGTATTTGCCACTCACGATACGGATATTAGAAAATTAATGCAGAAAAAGCATTTTCAGACAAGAATAAACTATATCTTAAAAGTAAATAAAGCAAACAGAGATGAACTTGAAAATTTTATAAAAACCAAACTTTTAAAAGCTAACTTAATAGATGTAGCAGAAATGCTTAAAAAGAAAAATTACAATCTTATATATAAATATACAAAAGGCTCTTTAAGAGCGACTAATCAGCTCATGTTTAAACTATTTGATATTTTAGAGTATTTTTATAACAAAAATCCAGACAAAGTTAATTTGGATAATTTATCAAATAAATATATTGAAATGGCTTATATGGATTTTAAGGAGTTTCATGCATAG
- a CDS encoding M48 family metallopeptidase, with translation MHRYDELEKMYNRNKIKKYTFITITILFLAAGTYFGIDYLSKPKQNKTPEIKVDLKKITNTKPDNELKDKNITVNKKKAVVRTENKQPIEKTVRKSNTEDKHQKIVKKQANSESLTPNLSFVVPKIKPSDINVAKEPVQKLQKTQIVKKETPKKNDKVTTVSNNIQVIPQIKEEPINIKDLIKAFNKEPSYDTAIVISNYYYNKNDLVNAKLWALKANNIDPSKYQSWKMFALILLKKNDKIKAKEVLKIYLNDYGNNDEIYKLLRSIDE, from the coding sequence ATGCATAGATATGATGAACTTGAAAAAATGTATAATCGTAATAAAATAAAAAAATATACTTTTATTACGATTACTATTTTATTTCTCGCAGCCGGGACATATTTTGGAATTGATTATTTGTCAAAGCCTAAACAAAACAAAACTCCTGAAATAAAAGTTGACTTAAAAAAAATCACAAATACAAAACCGGACAATGAATTAAAAGATAAAAATATCACAGTAAATAAAAAGAAAGCTGTTGTTAGAACTGAAAATAAACAGCCTATTGAAAAAACAGTTAGAAAAAGCAATACAGAAGATAAACACCAAAAGATTGTTAAAAAACAGGCAAACAGTGAATCATTGACACCAAATTTGTCATTTGTCGTACCAAAAATCAAACCAAGCGATATAAACGTCGCAAAAGAACCGGTGCAAAAATTACAAAAAACACAAATAGTTAAAAAAGAGACGCCAAAAAAAAACGATAAAGTTACTACTGTTTCAAACAATATACAGGTAATTCCTCAAATTAAAGAAGAGCCTATTAATATTAAAGATTTAATTAAAGCTTTTAATAAAGAACCGTCATATGATACGGCAATTGTAATTTCAAATTATTATTATAATAAGAATGATTTGGTAAATGCAAAACTTTGGGCGTTAAAAGCAAATAATATTGATCCTTCAAAATATCAAAGTTGGAAGATGTTTGCACTTATTTTACTTAAAAAAAATGATAAAATAAAAGCTAAAGAAGTTTTGAAAATTTATTTAAACGATTATGGAAATAATGACGAAATATATAAACTACTAAGGAGTATAGATGAATGA